One window from the genome of Spirosoma rhododendri encodes:
- a CDS encoding sensor histidine kinase, producing MANFSTVSLPSDLVVSSLQRGLTVLSVVHDPMGTPVDLRFETVSPLAGHFFGVHPARLINRRYSTFFPAAEFNELLAHCLTAFQSGDPVSFPATSTDFTGVERTYMVSAERADQQLRLTVDDSISGPFMIPRLVPVDVLNTLPDALCLLDPTASTDTINFGYRFVNRAFETLWGGTADKPLPGRPYQSSPVDMAQPELMTHLRHVAQTGVDFSDELWVDNQTPAGWYAVQISRTTAGSLVMMLHNCSTVREVLQRAEKQNQSLQEAILNLERSNLDLAQFAQVASHDLQEPLRKIQVFSDLLQNQLADSLSEGERDLGRRLQLAAQRMQHMIRDLMNYSRLASDKASFVPIDLNTVLTEVLTDLDMLITEKGAVVDLEPLPTISGNSSRLRQLFQNLIANGLKFQPPGQPPRVLITSQRLQRHELPMSLAIQPQRQYYLISVTDNGIGFDVEKYRSKLFRLFQRLHERKAFEGTGIGLAVAQRVAESHGGMIDVKSTPGEGSTFMVYLPA from the coding sequence ATGGCTAATTTTAGTACTGTTTCGCTACCATCAGATTTGGTCGTTTCCAGCTTGCAGCGCGGCCTTACGGTGTTGAGCGTCGTGCATGACCCGATGGGTACACCAGTCGACCTTCGGTTTGAAACAGTCAGTCCGCTGGCGGGTCATTTTTTTGGCGTTCATCCCGCCCGGCTTATCAACCGGCGATACAGTACTTTCTTCCCGGCTGCTGAATTCAACGAGCTGCTGGCCCATTGTCTGACGGCTTTCCAATCGGGCGATCCGGTATCTTTTCCCGCGACAAGTACAGATTTTACGGGTGTCGAACGAACCTACATGGTCAGCGCCGAACGAGCCGATCAGCAGCTTCGCCTGACAGTCGACGATTCAATATCCGGACCATTTATGATTCCCCGGCTGGTACCCGTCGACGTGCTGAACACACTACCCGACGCGCTGTGCCTCCTCGACCCTACTGCGTCTACCGACACCATAAACTTCGGGTATCGGTTCGTCAACCGGGCGTTTGAAACCCTTTGGGGGGGCACCGCCGACAAGCCGTTGCCGGGACGCCCGTACCAGTCGTCGCCAGTCGACATGGCCCAGCCTGAGCTAATGACGCACCTGCGCCACGTGGCCCAGACGGGGGTTGACTTTTCGGATGAACTATGGGTCGACAACCAGACGCCAGCGGGTTGGTATGCCGTGCAGATCAGCCGCACCACGGCCGGTAGTCTCGTTATGATGCTGCATAACTGCTCGACCGTTCGGGAGGTACTGCAACGGGCCGAAAAGCAAAATCAGTCGCTTCAGGAAGCCATCCTTAACCTCGAACGGTCGAACCTGGACCTGGCACAGTTTGCCCAGGTTGCCTCGCACGATTTGCAGGAACCGCTTCGCAAAATACAGGTATTCAGCGATTTACTTCAGAATCAATTAGCTGACAGCTTATCGGAGGGTGAGCGCGATCTGGGCAGACGACTTCAACTGGCCGCCCAGCGTATGCAGCACATGATCCGTGACCTGATGAATTATTCCAGGCTCGCCAGCGACAAAGCGTCCTTCGTTCCGATCGATCTGAACACGGTCCTGACCGAAGTGCTGACCGACCTCGACATGCTTATCACGGAAAAAGGGGCCGTCGTTGACCTAGAGCCGTTACCCACTATTTCGGGAAACTCGTCGCGCCTGCGGCAGTTGTTCCAGAATCTTATTGCGAATGGGTTGAAGTTCCAGCCACCCGGCCAGCCGCCCCGCGTGCTTATCACCAGCCAACGGCTCCAGCGACACGAACTGCCCATGTCGCTTGCTATCCAGCCTCAGCGCCAGTACTACCTTATATCGGTGACGGACAACGGAATCGGCTTTGATGTCGAGAAATACCGTTCCAAACTGTTCCGGCTGTTTCAGCGACTCCACGAACGAAAAGCGTTTGAAGGGACCGGTATTGGCCTGGCTGTCGCCCAGCGCGTGGCTGAAAGTCACGGCGGCATGATCGATGTAAAAAGCACCCCCGGCGAAGGCAGTACTTTTATGGTCTACCTACCCGCCTGA
- a CDS encoding glycosyltransferase family 2 protein, with the protein MELTIVIPVYNSEKTISPLVERLHDCLSALLFEVILVNDGSADQSGLVIDQLADRYPTVRAISLRRNFGEFNAVLCGLSYARGQFTAIIDDDFQNPPEAILTLLGAAQAGQYDVVYSRYATKQHHWFRNLGSQLVNALTTASLGKPRDLYLSSFKLIRREVVAEIVRYQGPYPYIDGLIFRVTRHVTSVEVPHLARSEGQSGYTARKLIGLFLNVFIGYSLWPVRLFTGLGLGILLLAGLSGLGLLIAGLAGGAGIAGWLVVSWLIVFGLGIQLVFLGVLGEYLGKLFMSQSGLPAFVVRSNKAGKTLQQL; encoded by the coding sequence ATGGAGTTGACCATTGTGATTCCCGTTTACAACAGTGAAAAAACCATTAGCCCGCTGGTTGAACGGCTGCACGATTGCCTGTCGGCGCTTCTCTTTGAGGTCATTCTCGTCAACGACGGCAGTGCCGACCAATCGGGGCTGGTCATCGATCAGCTGGCCGATCGGTACCCCACGGTGCGGGCTATCAGTCTGCGTCGAAATTTCGGGGAGTTCAACGCCGTATTGTGCGGACTGAGCTATGCGCGTGGGCAGTTTACGGCGATCATCGACGACGATTTTCAAAATCCTCCCGAAGCTATTTTAACCTTACTCGGTGCGGCACAGGCGGGTCAGTACGATGTCGTCTACAGCCGGTACGCGACGAAGCAGCACCATTGGTTCCGTAACCTGGGCAGTCAGCTGGTTAACGCCCTGACGACGGCGTCGCTGGGTAAGCCGCGCGATCTGTACCTGTCGAGTTTTAAGCTGATCCGGCGCGAGGTGGTGGCGGAAATTGTGCGCTATCAGGGGCCATACCCGTATATCGACGGGCTGATTTTCCGGGTTACGCGCCACGTGACGAGCGTTGAGGTGCCACACCTTGCTCGTTCCGAAGGCCAGTCGGGCTACACGGCCCGCAAGCTGATCGGGCTGTTTCTCAACGTGTTTATCGGGTATTCGCTCTGGCCCGTTCGCCTGTTTACCGGGCTGGGGCTGGGCATACTGCTGCTGGCTGGCCTGTCGGGGCTGGGGCTGCTCATCGCGGGGCTGGCCGGAGGGGCCGGTATTGCTGGCTGGCTGGTCGTGAGCTGGCTGATCGTGTTTGGTTTGGGTATACAGCTGGTGTTTCTGGGTGTGCTGGGCGAATACCTCGGTAAGCTGTTTATGAGTCAGAGTGGCCTGCCCGCTTTCGTTGTTCGATCGAATAAAGCAGGAAAAACGCTGCAACAGCTATGA
- a CDS encoding class I SAM-dependent DNA methyltransferase: MIGLTDEYEKMFQVERKLWWYRQLHERVADVLIRRFGNRRDIRILDAGCGTGGLLSYLHERGYTSLTGIDGSPDAVAFCHERNLNVSLMNLNDLAGQPAANLYDAVICNDVFCYIAPAGLPSLLIQLARRLEPGGMFISNNNAFDVFRGQHDLAVGSERRFVRADLEPLFPGAGLRLGQSTYWSLVLSVPILLVRLWQRLQLRLGRTPDAAQSDVYLPTHWVNETLYHVARVENRLLPRTPFGSSLFLTGERITG, translated from the coding sequence ATGATTGGCCTGACGGACGAGTACGAGAAAATGTTTCAGGTCGAGCGAAAGCTGTGGTGGTACCGACAGCTGCACGAGCGGGTAGCGGATGTGCTAATCCGCCGGTTTGGCAACAGACGGGACATTCGTATTCTCGACGCGGGCTGCGGCACGGGCGGGCTGCTTAGTTACCTGCACGAACGGGGCTACACCAGCCTGACCGGCATCGACGGCTCGCCCGACGCGGTGGCGTTCTGCCACGAACGGAACCTGAATGTGTCGCTGATGAATCTGAACGACTTAGCCGGGCAGCCTGCGGCCAATCTGTACGATGCCGTCATCTGCAATGATGTGTTCTGCTACATAGCCCCCGCCGGTTTGCCTTCACTGCTGATTCAGCTCGCCCGTCGGCTGGAGCCGGGTGGGATGTTTATCAGCAACAATAACGCGTTCGACGTATTCCGGGGGCAGCACGATCTGGCCGTGGGTAGCGAACGCCGATTCGTGCGGGCCGATCTGGAACCGCTCTTTCCCGGTGCCGGGTTGCGGCTGGGTCAGTCGACCTACTGGAGTCTGGTGCTGTCGGTGCCTATCCTGCTGGTGCGGCTCTGGCAGCGGCTGCAACTGCGGTTGGGACGAACGCCCGACGCGGCCCAATCAGATGTGTACCTGCCAACTCACTGGGTCAACGAAACGCTATATCATGTTGCCCGTGTCGAAAACCGGCTGTTGCCCCGAACCCCCTTCGGCAGTTCCTTGTTCCTGACGGGAGAGCGGATTACCGGGTAA
- a CDS encoding riboflavin synthase, whose amino-acid sequence MFTGIVETTGTVSGIEAEGTNLTFRIESTISPELTIDQSVSHNGVCLTVTSVADGSYTVTAVDETLKKTSLGLLKPGDLVNLERCMPANGRFDGHIVQGHVDQTGVCTNVQDMNGSWLFDFQYDPAVADNVTVEKGSICINGVSLTVFNSQPDGFRVTIIPYTYEHTSFKTLKVGDTINLEFDIVGKYIKKMLAGYR is encoded by the coding sequence ATGTTTACTGGTATTGTAGAAACCACCGGCACTGTGTCGGGTATTGAAGCAGAAGGAACCAACCTGACCTTTCGGATCGAGTCGACGATCAGCCCCGAACTAACAATCGATCAGAGTGTTAGCCATAACGGTGTTTGCCTGACGGTGACGAGCGTGGCCGATGGTAGCTATACCGTAACGGCGGTCGATGAAACGCTGAAAAAAACGAGCCTGGGCCTGCTGAAACCCGGCGATCTGGTGAATCTGGAGCGTTGTATGCCCGCCAATGGCCGCTTCGATGGGCACATCGTGCAGGGGCACGTCGATCAGACGGGCGTGTGTACCAACGTGCAGGATATGAACGGAAGCTGGCTGTTCGATTTTCAGTACGACCCCGCCGTAGCCGATAACGTAACGGTCGAGAAAGGGTCGATCTGCATCAACGGCGTCAGCCTGACGGTTTTTAATTCGCAGCCCGATGGTTTTCGGGTCACGATCATCCCGTACACCTACGAGCATACCAGTTTCAAGACCCTGAAAGTGGGCGATACGATCAACCTTGAATTCGACATCGTGGGCAAGTACATCAAAAAAATGCTGGCCGGGTATCGCTGA
- a CDS encoding PASTA domain-containing protein, which yields MAKISTRSFFDLLLQTGIIAAVIAVLFLGFFFVYLPYTTNHGQTITVPDVSKLSVDEMRNILDDRNLRYEVTDCTFVAGAQPLTIIEQYPRANAKVKEDRKIYLKVTKRVAPMVAMPSLVDMIDRSAVRMLESMGLQEGDRTYVPDVAKNSVLRQLYNGKEIAAGTPIPKGSRIDLEIGDGLGNTMFDIPNVVGLPLDEAEAAIRGSNLKIGTKISVDDPEKEVGTVVRQRPEARPGERIRVGETMDLWVVGPIESNP from the coding sequence ATGGCTAAAATCAGTACCCGCTCATTCTTCGATCTTCTGCTCCAGACCGGCATTATCGCGGCCGTGATCGCGGTGCTGTTTCTGGGCTTTTTCTTTGTTTACCTGCCCTACACCACCAACCACGGCCAGACCATCACCGTACCCGACGTGTCCAAGCTCAGCGTCGACGAGATGCGGAACATTCTGGACGACCGGAACCTGCGCTATGAAGTAACCGACTGCACGTTTGTGGCCGGAGCGCAGCCGCTGACCATAATTGAGCAGTACCCCCGTGCCAACGCCAAAGTAAAGGAAGACCGCAAAATCTACCTGAAAGTCACCAAGCGCGTGGCACCGATGGTCGCGATGCCTTCGCTGGTTGATATGATTGACCGGAGCGCCGTTCGGATGCTGGAATCGATGGGGCTACAGGAGGGCGACCGCACCTACGTGCCCGATGTGGCGAAGAACTCGGTACTGCGTCAGTTGTACAATGGCAAGGAAATCGCGGCCGGAACGCCCATTCCGAAAGGCTCCAGAATCGATCTGGAGATTGGCGACGGGCTGGGTAATACGATGTTCGACATTCCAAACGTTGTAGGGCTACCGCTCGATGAGGCTGAAGCCGCCATTCGGGGGTCAAACCTGAAAATCGGCACGAAAATTTCTGTTGATGATCCGGAGAAGGAAGTCGGAACGGTGGTGCGCCAGCGGCCCGAAGCCCGGCCGGGCGAACGAATCCGCGTCGGCGAAACAATGGACCTGTGGGTGGTAGGTCCCATTGAATCCAACCCGTAG
- a CDS encoding T9SS type A sorting domain-containing protein has protein sequence MNCSLPVSVPNWLRAGLLILLVGLAASTGRAQTPLQLPFFEDFSTAAGYPGLDRPSQDRWQSGSGVYINNTMAVNHPTVGVASFDGLNANGRPYVQNNQLAQGYTDTLASRSINLSGLAVSDSVYLSFYWQSRGLGEAPDPGDSLTVQFLNSSGTWQTVWRVEGGAPSNNFTQTFIPIRSAVYMHNAFAFRFRSYGRESGPFDTWNIDYIYLNKSRTVGDRFVRDVAVRQALTPFLRRYTAMPLSQYVVNPTAETADSVRTDINNLFNNFNFTTFRFTVRDEVSGQLVQDSPQTNSVLIPSLSSQRKAARPLPVTSFGTSTSAVLRYTVNLLTTDDQNPSIPGVNLRQNDTLSARAALADYYAYDDGTWEYGAQVGPRERWAVRFVVNKADVLAGFRACIVPFRTNQSGQSFSMFVYSNANGRPGTAIYQQSFSTQYPSTRNGFVDFTFTKGVAVSDTFYLGYQQTTSSDTTIFRLGFDKNSPFGNQLFYNGGATWEQNLSSSALSLNGAFMIRPVMGGKVDTTPTAAEPEQLETLAVYPNPTSGQIRWDNPRINQIDVISSSGRLIQRIEPGRGQQSADLSQLPDGLYLLRLMSAQQTVTQKVLIQH, from the coding sequence ATGAACTGTTCGTTACCTGTATCCGTGCCGAACTGGCTGCGCGCCGGGCTGCTGATTCTGCTGGTCGGGCTTGCCGCTTCGACCGGCCGGGCGCAGACACCCCTGCAACTGCCGTTTTTTGAGGATTTTTCGACCGCAGCGGGCTACCCCGGCCTCGACCGGCCCAGCCAGGATCGCTGGCAGTCGGGTAGCGGGGTGTATATCAACAACACGATGGCCGTTAACCACCCCACGGTGGGCGTGGCCTCGTTCGACGGGCTGAATGCCAACGGCAGGCCGTACGTGCAGAACAATCAGCTGGCGCAGGGCTATACCGATACGCTGGCATCGCGGTCGATTAACCTGAGTGGGCTGGCTGTGTCTGATTCCGTTTACCTTAGTTTTTACTGGCAAAGTCGCGGGCTGGGCGAAGCACCCGATCCCGGCGATTCGCTGACAGTGCAGTTTCTCAACAGCAGCGGTACCTGGCAGACCGTCTGGCGGGTGGAAGGCGGAGCCCCCAGCAACAACTTCACACAGACGTTTATTCCCATTCGTAGCGCCGTCTACATGCACAACGCCTTCGCGTTCCGGTTTCGCTCATACGGTCGTGAATCCGGGCCTTTCGATACCTGGAACATTGATTACATCTACCTGAATAAAAGTCGTACCGTTGGCGATCGATTCGTGCGCGACGTGGCCGTCCGTCAAGCGCTGACGCCGTTTTTACGCCGGTACACGGCAATGCCGTTGTCGCAGTATGTGGTAAACCCAACTGCCGAAACTGCCGACTCCGTTCGCACCGACATCAACAACCTGTTCAACAACTTCAACTTCACCACTTTCCGCTTTACCGTGCGCGATGAGGTATCCGGGCAGTTGGTACAGGATTCGCCACAAACCAATTCGGTGTTGATTCCGTCGCTGAGTTCGCAGAGGAAAGCGGCAAGGCCACTGCCTGTCACGAGCTTCGGTACATCGACGTCGGCCGTGCTGCGCTACACCGTTAACCTGCTGACAACCGACGATCAGAACCCGTCGATTCCGGGCGTCAACCTGCGGCAAAACGATACGCTGTCGGCCCGCGCCGCCCTGGCCGATTACTACGCCTACGACGACGGCACCTGGGAGTACGGCGCGCAGGTGGGGCCGCGCGAACGCTGGGCGGTGCGGTTTGTGGTCAACAAAGCTGATGTGCTGGCAGGCTTCCGGGCCTGTATCGTGCCGTTCCGTACCAACCAGTCCGGGCAGTCGTTTTCGATGTTTGTGTACAGCAACGCCAACGGCCGACCCGGCACGGCTATCTACCAGCAGTCATTTTCGACCCAGTACCCCAGTACGCGTAACGGGTTTGTTGATTTCACGTTCACGAAGGGGGTGGCGGTCAGCGACACGTTTTACCTGGGGTATCAGCAAACGACCAGCAGCGACACGACCATTTTCCGGCTGGGCTTCGACAAAAACAGTCCGTTCGGTAATCAGCTGTTCTACAACGGCGGGGCGACCTGGGAGCAGAACCTGAGTTCGTCGGCGCTGTCGCTCAACGGTGCCTTTATGATTCGGCCCGTCATGGGTGGCAAGGTCGATACGACGCCCACCGCTGCCGAACCCGAACAGCTCGAAACGCTGGCCGTTTACCCCAACCCAACGTCGGGGCAGATTCGCTGGGATAACCCCCGGATCAATCAGATCGATGTAATCAGCAGCAGTGGCCGGCTCATACAGCGGATCGAACCCGGTCGGGGTCAGCAATCCGCCGACCTGAGTCAGCTGCCCGACGGGCTGTACCTGCTGCGGCTGATGAGTGCGCAGCAGACGGTCACGCAGAAGGTGCTTATCCAGCACTAG
- a CDS encoding sensor histidine kinase, with amino-acid sequence MNVEHQVNSELGHLFQHIINDSQTGICVLDAVRDAAGTVLDFRFSLINPAGTDILGHHPEKLIGKSLIESFSQVEKSGFLDLYRGVLDSGKSARLLEVPYFADGVEGWFDINVTKYQDSVIVTFVDMSTLKRIQIAEKKQAAFFNQLLQTSPSGVVAYEAVRARGADGESTVITDFRAIFFNATYERMFGESASTIYSRSFRERFDHESDAELFPFYADIVTTGHSFQHERYYKRQQKWLQLSGEKLFDGFLLIINDITAQKEAELAQQKLTEALQLANQELIRSNVNLQQFAYIASHDLQEPLRKIQSFGNLLQLRYSDSLGNERDYIDRMQTAAVRMSTLIRDLLSYSRISTRRDKSQSVALNTVVDEVLSDLQISIAEAKADIQVDPLPTVIGDATQLGQLFQNLIGNALKFRRADTVSQITISYRRVLAHELPGTIKPVQAAGAYHCIDLTDNGIGFDEKYLDRIFQVFQRLHGKSEFAGTGIGLAICEKVAVNHGGAITASSRPGVGTTFSVYLPD; translated from the coding sequence ATGAATGTCGAACATCAAGTGAATTCGGAACTGGGCCACCTCTTCCAGCATATTATCAACGATAGCCAGACCGGGATTTGCGTGCTCGACGCCGTGCGGGACGCGGCTGGTACTGTTCTCGATTTTCGGTTTTCTCTCATCAACCCCGCCGGGACCGATATACTCGGGCATCACCCTGAAAAGCTGATCGGCAAGAGTTTAATCGAGTCCTTCTCGCAAGTCGAGAAAAGTGGATTTCTGGATTTGTATCGGGGGGTGCTCGACAGCGGCAAGTCGGCGCGGTTGCTGGAGGTACCGTATTTCGCCGATGGTGTCGAGGGGTGGTTCGATATCAACGTGACGAAGTACCAGGATTCGGTTATCGTGACGTTCGTTGATATGTCGACGCTGAAGCGAATTCAGATTGCCGAGAAAAAGCAGGCGGCTTTCTTCAATCAGCTACTGCAAACGTCGCCGAGTGGCGTTGTTGCCTACGAAGCGGTGCGGGCGAGAGGGGCCGATGGCGAATCGACTGTAATCACCGACTTCAGGGCCATCTTCTTCAACGCAACCTACGAACGGATGTTCGGCGAAAGCGCATCGACGATCTACAGCCGAAGCTTTCGGGAACGCTTCGACCATGAATCCGACGCCGAGCTGTTTCCGTTCTACGCCGACATTGTCACGACTGGCCATTCGTTTCAGCACGAGCGGTACTACAAGCGGCAGCAGAAATGGTTACAGCTGTCGGGCGAAAAGCTGTTTGATGGTTTTCTGTTGATTATCAATGATATAACGGCGCAGAAAGAAGCGGAGCTGGCGCAGCAGAAATTAACCGAAGCCCTGCAACTGGCCAATCAGGAACTGATTCGATCGAACGTGAACCTGCAACAGTTTGCGTACATCGCCAGTCATGATTTGCAGGAGCCGCTGCGCAAGATTCAGTCGTTCGGCAACCTGCTTCAACTGCGTTACAGCGACTCGTTGGGTAATGAGCGGGACTATATCGATCGGATGCAGACGGCTGCTGTTCGGATGTCGACGCTGATTCGGGATCTGCTTAGTTATTCCCGCATCTCAACGCGCCGGGATAAAAGCCAGTCGGTAGCCCTCAATACTGTGGTAGATGAGGTATTGAGCGATTTACAGATAAGTATTGCCGAAGCGAAAGCCGATATTCAGGTCGACCCGCTCCCGACGGTGATTGGCGACGCTACGCAGCTGGGGCAGTTGTTCCAGAACCTGATTGGCAATGCCCTAAAATTTCGCCGGGCCGACACTGTATCGCAGATCACGATCAGCTACCGGCGTGTACTGGCCCACGAGCTGCCCGGTACGATCAAGCCCGTTCAGGCAGCCGGGGCCTATCACTGCATCGACCTGACCGACAACGGAATTGGGTTCGATGAGAAGTATCTCGACCGAATTTTTCAGGTCTTTCAGCGGCTGCACGGTAAAAGCGAGTTTGCCGGTACTGGTATTGGTCTGGCCATTTGCGAGAAGGTAGCCGTCAACCACGGCGGAGCAATCACCGCCAGCAGTCGGCCCGGCGTTGGCACTACCTTCAGCGTTTACCTGCCCGATTAG
- a CDS encoding rhodanese-like domain-containing protein: protein MDITVQELKERLDKGEQLNLIDVREPNEYEADNIGAKLIPLGDLPYELDQLDGLQDEEVIVHCRSGARSARAQQLLEENGFTNVRNVTGGMLAYRAQ, encoded by the coding sequence ATGGATATCACCGTACAGGAGTTAAAGGAGCGACTCGACAAAGGCGAACAACTAAACCTGATCGATGTGCGCGAACCGAACGAATACGAAGCCGACAATATCGGCGCTAAACTGATTCCGCTGGGCGATCTGCCCTACGAACTGGACCAGCTCGACGGCTTGCAGGACGAAGAAGTGATCGTACACTGTCGGTCGGGTGCCCGCAGCGCACGGGCGCAGCAGCTACTCGAAGAAAACGGGTTTACCAACGTCCGGAACGTAACCGGCGGTATGCTGGCCTACCGGGCTCAGTAG
- the miaA gene encoding tRNA (adenosine(37)-N6)-dimethylallyltransferase MiaA, translating into MPLSDAPTLLVVAGPTAVGKTALCVRLAQQLRTEVVSADSRQLYRELSIGTAKPTSAEMDGVPHHFVDSHSITDPVTAGRYERECLSTLNDLFARHRVVILSGGTGLYINAVCFGLDDMPPVDPDLRETLRLRWQQEGLAPLQEQLRQLDPVYAQTADLQNPVRVTRALEVCLSTGLPYSSFRQDKPAERPFSTVLVALDRPRPDLYTRIDTRMDQMLANGLLDEARSLYDYRHLPALQTVGYQEIFPYLDGVYGYDEMVRLLKRNSRRYAKRQLTWFHNQADYQWFAPDDEAGIRALVEERG; encoded by the coding sequence ATGCCTTTATCAGACGCGCCTACTTTGCTGGTGGTAGCCGGGCCGACGGCCGTTGGCAAGACGGCACTCTGCGTCCGACTGGCGCAGCAACTTCGTACGGAAGTCGTTTCCGCCGATTCGCGGCAGTTGTACCGGGAATTATCGATCGGAACCGCCAAACCGACGTCCGCCGAAATGGACGGTGTGCCGCACCATTTTGTCGATTCACACAGCATTACCGATCCGGTTACGGCGGGGCGCTACGAGCGCGAATGCCTCAGCACGCTGAACGATCTGTTTGCCCGCCACCGGGTCGTGATTCTGTCGGGCGGAACGGGGCTGTACATCAACGCGGTCTGTTTTGGACTGGACGATATGCCCCCCGTTGACCCCGATTTGCGGGAAACGCTGCGGCTGCGCTGGCAGCAGGAAGGGTTAGCGCCATTGCAAGAGCAACTTCGCCAGCTCGACCCGGTTTACGCCCAGACCGCCGATCTGCAAAATCCGGTGCGGGTAACGCGGGCGCTGGAGGTGTGCCTGAGCACGGGCCTGCCGTATTCGTCGTTTCGGCAGGATAAACCCGCCGAGCGGCCGTTTAGCACGGTCCTCGTCGCCCTTGACCGCCCCCGCCCGGACCTCTACACCCGAATCGACACCCGGATGGATCAGATGCTGGCCAACGGTCTGCTCGACGAAGCGCGTAGCCTGTACGATTACCGGCACCTGCCCGCCCTGCAAACGGTTGGCTATCAGGAGATTTTTCCGTACCTCGACGGGGTGTACGGGTACGATGAGATGGTTCGGTTGCTGAAGCGAAATTCCCGTCGCTACGCCAAACGGCAGCTGACCTGGTTTCACAATCAGGCCGACTACCAGTGGTTCGCCCCCGACGATGAAGCCGGGATTCGGGCTTTGGTCGAAGAAAGAGGATAG
- a CDS encoding outer membrane beta-barrel protein — MKQLQLTALALLIGSAALAQTSFEGGIKGAGTFTNGHTTIPPISISSLATIPQLENKGNGTGTGYSFGVWGRKNFSSFYVQVEATYNNYKLYQKADITIPAALAFGIAGTSLPSQIPAATPTAIAITSESILESVNVPILFGKKFADDRFRVFVGPTLLFTTKASATRNNLATIGTNSLSFPQTTTDLKNPNRNDPTQVALEVKPFTYAAEVGVGYTLGRILDIDARYAVPVGGIYKNKDIKGYLGIASLSLGLKLF; from the coding sequence ATGAAGCAATTACAACTGACTGCACTTGCCTTACTGATCGGCTCGGCAGCACTCGCACAAACGTCGTTTGAAGGCGGTATTAAAGGGGCGGGCACGTTCACAAACGGCCATACCACCATTCCACCCATCTCAATATCGTCGCTCGCTACCATTCCGCAGCTGGAGAATAAAGGCAACGGTACCGGCACGGGCTATTCGTTTGGGGTGTGGGGACGCAAAAACTTCAGTTCGTTTTACGTGCAGGTCGAAGCCACGTACAACAACTACAAGCTGTACCAGAAAGCCGACATAACCATTCCGGCAGCACTGGCGTTCGGCATCGCCGGAACGTCGCTGCCGTCACAGATTCCGGCCGCTACCCCAACGGCCATCGCCATCACCTCGGAGTCGATACTGGAGTCGGTCAACGTACCGATTCTGTTCGGGAAGAAGTTTGCCGACGACCGTTTCCGGGTATTTGTGGGTCCCACCCTGCTCTTCACCACGAAAGCAAGCGCAACCCGCAACAACCTGGCAACCATCGGCACCAACAGCCTGAGCTTTCCGCAGACAACCACCGATTTGAAAAACCCCAATCGCAACGACCCTACGCAGGTCGCGCTGGAGGTGAAGCCGTTTACCTACGCGGCTGAGGTTGGCGTGGGCTATACGCTGGGCCGCATTCTCGACATCGACGCCCGCTATGCCGTGCCGGTGGGTGGTATCTACAAAAACAAGGACATCAAAGGCTACCTCGGTATTGCATCGCTCTCGCTGGGGCTGAAACTGTTCTAG
- the lysM gene encoding peptidoglycan-binding protein LysM, protein MGLLSFFKGVGEKIFDHKDAPADPVQAEKAEPIKAQALLDHVKKLGLAYKTLTVKTKGDTVTLTGSVKAQEDAEKIALAVGNVEGVTSVDNQLTVDEPAPEGKFYTVKSGDSLSKIAKEVYGDPMKYGVIFEANKPMLSDPDKIYPDQVLRIPQL, encoded by the coding sequence ATGGGTTTGTTGTCATTTTTCAAGGGAGTAGGAGAGAAGATTTTTGACCACAAAGATGCCCCTGCCGATCCGGTGCAGGCTGAGAAAGCCGAGCCCATAAAAGCACAGGCGCTGCTCGATCACGTCAAGAAGCTGGGTCTGGCCTACAAAACCCTGACGGTGAAGACCAAAGGCGACACGGTAACGCTGACCGGTTCGGTTAAGGCGCAGGAAGACGCCGAGAAAATTGCACTGGCCGTTGGTAACGTTGAAGGCGTAACGTCGGTCGATAACCAGCTGACGGTTGATGAGCCAGCTCCGGAGGGCAAGTTCTACACGGTGAAATCAGGTGACTCACTGTCGAAGATTGCTAAGGAAGTATACGGCGACCCGATGAAGTACGGCGTGATTTTCGAAGCCAACAAGCCGATGCTGTCGGACCCCGACAAGATTTACCCCGATCAGGTGCTGCGCATCCCGCAGTTATAA